A window from Zingiber officinale cultivar Zhangliang chromosome 7A, Zo_v1.1, whole genome shotgun sequence encodes these proteins:
- the LOC122002926 gene encoding E3 ubiquitin-protein ligase MPSR1-like isoform X2 codes for MTFEFRLGEFRARSKRSPIGMEGSVRDVALLWRRRAMAAEGEESLAAATAEDGLERLIRNALSEGEEGRSPRFVQLILGVTGSPPQEAADDSQPADRIVLFNPVTQGMVVLRADAALVAELLSESRVGGGLSPASKASIEAMRTVRDVLGEEEECPVCLDGMDGGGDEAVAVREMPCRHRFHEVCIVKWLGIRGSCPVCRFRMPAEDDAGSKMVVGEGRGEAEGDEVERSRRRRSGLWVTIIYSGSRRSRRSDLDLPSSSSPETSEDGGVGEM; via the coding sequence ATGACATTTGAGTTCCGCCTAGGAGAGTTCCGAGCTCGTTCAAAACGCTCGCCGATCGGAATGGAAGGGTCAGTTAGAGACGTAGCACTACTTTGGAGGCGGCGAGCGATGGCGGCGGAGGGAGAGGAGTCGTTGGCCGCGGCGACCGCTGAGGACGGCCTCGAGCGGCTCATCCGAAACGCCTTGAGCGAAGGGGAAGAAGGTAGGTCGCCTCGCTTCGTCCAGCTCATCCTTGGAGTGACGGGTTCGCCGCCGCAGGAAGCGGCGGACGATTCCCAGCCGGCCGATCGGATCGTGCTCTTCAACCCCGTGACTCAAGGGATGGTGGTTCTGCGGGCGGACGCGGCGCTTGTGGCGGAGTTATTGTCCGAGAGCAGAGTGGGTGGAGGCCTGTCGCCGGCGTCCAAGGCGTCGATCGAGGCGATGAGGACGGTGCGGGATGTATTGGGTGAGGAGGAAGAGTGCCCGGTGTGCTTGGACGGGATGGATGGCGGAGGAGACGAGGCGGTTGCGGTGAGGGAGATGCCGTGCCGGCATCGGTTCCACGAGGTGTGCATCGTGAAGTGGCTGGGCATACGCGGGTCGTGCCCCGTGTGCCGATTCCGGATGCCAGCGGAGGACGACGCCGGATCGAAGATGGTTGTTGGCGAGGGGCGCGGAGAAGCGGAGGGCGACGAGGTGGAAAGGAGTAGGAGGAGGAGAAGTGGGCTTTGGGTCACCATCATCTACAGCGGAAGCCGGAGGAGCAGACGCAGCGATCTCGATCTACCCTCCTCGTCTTCGCCGGAAACATCAGAAGACGGTGGCGTTGGAGAGATGTAG
- the LOC122002926 gene encoding E3 ubiquitin-protein ligase MPSR1-like isoform X1 produces the protein MEGSVRDVALLWRRRAMAAEGEESLAAATAEDGLERLIRNALSEGEEGRSPRFVQLILGVTGSPPQEAADDSQPADRIVLFNPVTQGMVVLRADAALVAELLSESRVGGGLSPASKASIEAMRTVRDVLGEEEECPVCLDGMDGGGDEAVAVREMPCRHRFHEVCIVKWLGIRGSCPVCRFRMPAEDDAGSKMVVGEGRGEAEGDEVERSRRRRSGLWVTIIYSGSRRSRRSDLDLPSSSSPETSEDGGVGEM, from the coding sequence ATGGAAGGGTCAGTTAGAGACGTAGCACTACTTTGGAGGCGGCGAGCGATGGCGGCGGAGGGAGAGGAGTCGTTGGCCGCGGCGACCGCTGAGGACGGCCTCGAGCGGCTCATCCGAAACGCCTTGAGCGAAGGGGAAGAAGGTAGGTCGCCTCGCTTCGTCCAGCTCATCCTTGGAGTGACGGGTTCGCCGCCGCAGGAAGCGGCGGACGATTCCCAGCCGGCCGATCGGATCGTGCTCTTCAACCCCGTGACTCAAGGGATGGTGGTTCTGCGGGCGGACGCGGCGCTTGTGGCGGAGTTATTGTCCGAGAGCAGAGTGGGTGGAGGCCTGTCGCCGGCGTCCAAGGCGTCGATCGAGGCGATGAGGACGGTGCGGGATGTATTGGGTGAGGAGGAAGAGTGCCCGGTGTGCTTGGACGGGATGGATGGCGGAGGAGACGAGGCGGTTGCGGTGAGGGAGATGCCGTGCCGGCATCGGTTCCACGAGGTGTGCATCGTGAAGTGGCTGGGCATACGCGGGTCGTGCCCCGTGTGCCGATTCCGGATGCCAGCGGAGGACGACGCCGGATCGAAGATGGTTGTTGGCGAGGGGCGCGGAGAAGCGGAGGGCGACGAGGTGGAAAGGAGTAGGAGGAGGAGAAGTGGGCTTTGGGTCACCATCATCTACAGCGGAAGCCGGAGGAGCAGACGCAGCGATCTCGATCTACCCTCCTCGTCTTCGCCGGAAACATCAGAAGACGGTGGCGTTGGAGAGATGTAG
- the LOC122002927 gene encoding beta-1,3-galactosyltransferase GALT1-like: MRSTPQAHGPGYAVPHDIVESVCKQHKEGILRGLNLQMFKLEDIAMGIWIEEMKKKGSDIKYVNGERIHIGGCEAGYVLAHYQESWEMLAMPVAEISGDKTSKMLRGGGWFETMPSRLETKRPVMFLLIIRNLGNAIPAAEI; this comes from the exons ATGAGAAGTACCCCCCAGGCTCATGGTCCAGGATATGCAGTGCCCCATGACATTGTAGAATCAGTGTGCAAGCAACACAAAGAGGGAATTTTAAGG GGCCTTAACCTGCAGATGTTCAAGCTAGAGGACATTGCAATGGGCATATGGATagaagaaatgaaaaagaaaggATCAGATATtaaatatgtgaatggagaaaggATTCATATTGGTGGGTGTGAGGCTGGCTATGTCCTTGCTCATTACCAGGAATCTTGGGAAATGCTAGCTATGCCTGTGGCAGAAATTTCAGGAGACAAAACGAGCAAGATGTTGCGGGGAGGAGGTTGGTTTGAAACAATGCCATCTCGGCTTGAAACTAAGAGGCCAGTTATGTTCTTGCTCATTATCAGGAACCTGGGAAATGCTATACCTGCGGCAGAAATTTGA